Proteins found in one Methanobrevibacter millerae genomic segment:
- a CDS encoding DNA alkylation repair protein, with the protein MELADIIEFFESNVDEDNLKTMNRLKVGSDKKYGIRMPVLRKFAKEIGKDHELALKLWNHGYHESRLLATLIEESDKVDKAQLEAWVNDFDTWDLCDQACINLLVEMPSAIERIPIWAESEKEFVKRTAFSLIAVIAVHDKTSDDSYFEGFFSLIGKASFDERNFVKKSVNWAIRSIGKKNIHLNQKAIELSNEILEYDSKSARWIAKNALRELESEKVQKKLN; encoded by the coding sequence ATGGAATTAGCTGACATTATAGAATTCTTTGAATCAAATGTCGATGAGGATAATCTCAAGACTATGAATCGATTAAAGGTAGGCTCCGATAAAAAATACGGCATCAGAATGCCTGTTTTAAGAAAATTTGCTAAAGAAATAGGCAAAGATCATGAGCTGGCCTTAAAATTATGGAATCATGGCTATCACGAATCAAGGCTTCTTGCCACATTGATTGAAGAATCCGATAAGGTAGATAAAGCCCAGCTTGAAGCTTGGGTAAACGATTTCGATACATGGGATTTGTGCGACCAGGCATGCATTAACCTGCTTGTTGAAATGCCTTCAGCAATTGAAAGGATTCCAATTTGGGCTGAATCAGAAAAGGAATTCGTTAAAAGGACTGCCTTCAGCCTGATTGCGGTAATTGCGGTTCATGACAAGACTTCGGATGATTCTTATTTTGAAGGGTTCTTCTCGCTAATCGGAAAAGCCTCCTTTGACGAGAGGAATTTCGTTAAAAAGTCAGTGAATTGGGCAATTCGAAGTATCGGAAAAAAGAACATTCATTTAAATCAAAAAGCAATTGAACTATCTAATGAGATTTTAGAGTACGATTCAAAATCTGCCAGATGGATTGCGAAAAATGCCTTAAGGGAACTTGAAAGCGAAAAGGTTCAAAAGAAGCTGAATTAA
- a CDS encoding epoxyqueuosine reductase, translated as MFDGDVLRQYLIKEGISKVGYTAVKVSEFESLPYAVSLVRKLPRKAIELLMEDEFRAYWKIFHSEVDELTRIALEAEQLIKDNGHNAFAMTMKRNECDMEKLLSKIPYKTLATSSGLGWIGRSALFVCEEYGSAVALSAILTDMPLEVDSPITDSFCDDCEECQKACPVDAINPTKWNSRLERSDIIDIDVCSEYIIDQFKAGLGCSKCLSNCRLTQDYFKR; from the coding sequence ATGTTTGATGGAGATGTTTTAAGGCAGTATTTAATCAAAGAGGGAATTTCCAAAGTCGGATATACTGCAGTAAAAGTAAGCGAATTTGAAAGCCTTCCCTATGCTGTTTCTCTGGTAAGAAAGCTTCCCCGAAAGGCCATTGAGCTATTAATGGAAGACGAATTCAGGGCCTACTGGAAAATATTCCACTCAGAGGTTGATGAATTGACCAGAATCGCACTTGAGGCAGAGCAACTGATTAAGGATAACGGCCATAACGCCTTTGCCATGACCATGAAAAGAAACGAGTGCGATATGGAAAAGCTGTTGTCTAAAATTCCCTATAAGACACTGGCCACATCATCAGGTCTCGGATGGATTGGAAGGTCGGCTCTATTTGTATGCGAGGAGTACGGATCTGCCGTTGCCCTTTCAGCAATACTTACCGACATGCCTTTGGAAGTGGACAGCCCCATAACGGATTCATTCTGCGATGACTGCGAGGAATGCCAGAAAGCCTGTCCCGTTGATGCCATAAACCCGACGAAATGGAATTCAAGGCTTGAGAGAAGCGACATTATAGACATTGACGTATGCAGTGAGTATATAATTGATCAGTTCAAGGCAGGCTTGGGATGCAGCAAATGCCTAAGTAATTGTAGGTTAACTCAGGATTACTTCAAGAGATGA
- the rbr gene encoding rubrerythrin, whose amino-acid sequence MTDLKGTKTEENLQAAFAGESQAHTKYQYFAAKAKEEGYVQIHDIFMETSKNEREHAKIWYKILHDEEIPDTIENLNAAADGENEEWTSMYKEFAETAKEEGFPKIAFLFEKVGAIEKEHEERYRTLLANVENETVFAKEEAIEWKCENCGFIFKGPNAPEKCPVCGFPKAHFEERAQNYK is encoded by the coding sequence ATGACTGATTTAAAAGGTACAAAAACTGAAGAAAATTTACAAGCTGCTTTTGCAGGTGAGTCCCAGGCTCACACAAAATACCAATACTTTGCCGCTAAGGCAAAAGAAGAAGGATACGTACAAATCCACGATATTTTCATGGAAACTTCCAAAAACGAAAGGGAACATGCAAAAATCTGGTATAAAATTTTGCACGATGAAGAAATCCCTGACACTATCGAAAACTTAAACGCTGCTGCTGACGGTGAAAACGAAGAATGGACTTCAATGTACAAAGAATTCGCTGAAACCGCCAAAGAAGAAGGATTCCCAAAAATCGCTTTCTTATTTGAAAAAGTCGGCGCAATCGAAAAAGAACATGAAGAAAGATACAGAACATTACTCGCTAACGTAGAAAACGAAACTGTATTTGCAAAAGAAGAAGCAATCGAATGGAAATGTGAAAACTGCGGATTCATTTTCAAAGGTCCTAACGCACCTGAAAAATGTCCTGTCTGCGGATTCCCTAAAGCACATTTCGAAGAAAGAGCTCAAAACTATAAATAG
- a CDS encoding glutathione peroxidase, giving the protein MTIYDFEVKDSEGNMKSLSEYEGMVILIVNSATKCGFTPQYTELNEIYNEFHDEGFTILDFPCNQFGKQAPGTTEEIKEVCRSKWLVPYEIFDKIDVNGENADPLFEYLKKEQPFTDITGKGATKLKLVLKAVDRHYKDNDDIKWNFTKFLVDREGNVVQRFEPTEDLQDVKAKIKELL; this is encoded by the coding sequence ATGACAATATATGACTTTGAAGTTAAAGATTCTGAAGGAAATATGAAATCCCTCAGTGAATATGAGGGAATGGTTATACTCATAGTCAATTCAGCCACAAAATGCGGTTTCACGCCGCAATACACTGAATTAAACGAAATCTATAACGAATTCCATGATGAAGGATTTACCATTCTGGATTTCCCATGCAACCAGTTCGGAAAACAGGCCCCTGGAACGACCGAGGAAATAAAAGAAGTATGCCGCAGCAAATGGCTGGTTCCATATGAAATATTCGACAAGATTGACGTCAATGGGGAAAATGCTGATCCCCTGTTTGAATATCTGAAAAAAGAACAGCCTTTCACAGACATTACCGGAAAGGGTGCAACCAAACTGAAACTGGTTTTGAAGGCCGTTGACAGGCACTACAAGGACAATGACGACATCAAATGGAACTTCACCAAGTTCCTGGTTGACCGTGAAGGCAACGTGGTTCAAAGGTTTGAGCCTACAGAAGATTTACAAGACGTAAAGGCAAAAATCAAGGAATTGCTATAG
- a CDS encoding TIGR00268 family protein → MTPESKIEAVKDMLKDKKVAIGFSGGADSTLMAYLSSEVAADTLAVTIDNHLMPTGFIEHTRKTAESFGIRHEVIDINFYEDEYFLSNDSKRCFTCRKLMYTKIKEFALKNCFDFICDGNNISDLVADRPGILITYEMGFNTPFIDARLTSKEIHQYLNENNVSYSRSTTCLATRIATNTKTTKEKIDKISSCEDYILANTSCEIVKVRDLGELALLEVDDVNEIIRNDKFNDINDALKGQGFKKVALNLTSIDDDEYIKLDYNDGSFSYQLPFGINLENTKKQLTDIINENEEKIELENIKIHKGGLIEGHDLKSYDEALNRFMDALSKLRREV, encoded by the coding sequence ATGACTCCCGAAAGCAAAATTGAAGCCGTCAAGGATATGCTGAAAGACAAAAAAGTAGCCATAGGATTTTCAGGCGGAGCCGATTCAACGCTAATGGCCTATTTATCTTCTGAAGTTGCAGCAGACACTTTAGCGGTTACCATAGACAATCATCTGATGCCGACAGGCTTCATTGAACATACAAGAAAGACTGCAGAATCATTCGGAATAAGGCATGAGGTAATTGACATCAACTTTTATGAGGATGAGTATTTCCTTTCAAACGATTCTAAAAGATGCTTTACCTGCAGGAAGCTCATGTATACTAAAATTAAGGAATTTGCCTTGAAAAACTGTTTTGACTTTATCTGCGACGGAAACAACATCAGCGACCTGGTTGCTGACCGTCCGGGAATTCTCATAACCTATGAAATGGGATTTAATACTCCTTTCATTGATGCAAGGCTCACTTCAAAAGAAATCCATCAGTACTTAAATGAAAATAACGTAAGCTATTCAAGGTCAACCACATGCCTTGCAACAAGGATTGCCACAAACACAAAAACGACTAAAGAAAAAATCGATAAAATCAGCTCATGCGAAGACTACATTCTGGCAAACACATCATGTGAAATAGTGAAAGTGAGGGATTTGGGAGAGCTTGCCCTACTTGAAGTGGATGATGTTAATGAAATTATTAGAAACGATAAATTTAATGACATTAACGATGCATTAAAAGGCCAAGGGTTTAAAAAAGTCGCACTAAATTTAACGTCAATTGACGATGACGAATACATTAAACTGGATTATAATGACGGGTCATTTTCATACCAGCTGCCTTTCGGCATAAACCTTGAAAACACCAAAAAACAATTAACTGACATCATTAATGAAAATGAAGAAAAAATCGAACTTGAAAACATCAAAATACATAAAGGCGGACTGATTGAAGGACATGATTTAAAAAGCTATGACGAAGCTTTAAACAGATTCATGGACGCATTATCCAAATTAAGAAGGGAAGTCTAG
- a CDS encoding AAA family ATPase, with translation MPAKWKLCKNCQRKVEADAQKCPFCSCDSFEEIEESESLISLRQDLKELFEYCDLIDNRGEYDKEVTPILADFKERGGCLKSLLKSNMSEFLYYIAVQANVFTENKLIFIDDVLELDEDLEVLNFNLYKLYYIDYIKEFPIPFKIFIENDLFHKEFLEKKNLKGYTSKLFEIYRNTGNEYFKCDNDTDYDCERILSAYMDNLSENIITFKRDFPSGNYKVDADDDEIEKVLDMLINCKSISDLHENLIASAKQWIGYAIDGDEKYVDFYKELSQKRPDVVAAILMDQNNVVQISDGVFQKSEEPPEKESLDDLLDELNGLVGLEAVKKEVNSLINLVKIRKIREERGISQPPMSLHLVFSGNPGTGKTTVARLLSKIYAELGILSKGHLIETDRSGLVGGYLGQTAIKTQEVIQSAMGGILFIDEAYALAPKRQDDAYGQEAIDTILKAMEDHRDDLIVIVAGYPGLMDNFIHSNPGLESRFNKYIFFEDYNPEELHGIFLSMCENSSLKLDDTADKYLKGLCEDLYETRGDNFANAREIRNIFERVLTAQANRLSCDIDISDDELMTIVIDDFKQD, from the coding sequence TTGCCCGCAAAATGGAAACTCTGTAAAAACTGTCAGCGCAAGGTTGAAGCTGACGCTCAAAAATGCCCCTTCTGTTCATGCGATTCCTTTGAGGAAATCGAAGAATCAGAATCATTGATCAGCCTAAGGCAAGACCTTAAGGAACTGTTTGAATACTGCGACCTCATAGATAACCGTGGCGAGTACGATAAGGAAGTCACCCCCATTCTTGCCGATTTCAAGGAAAGGGGAGGATGCCTGAAGAGTCTGCTTAAATCAAACATGTCCGAATTTCTCTATTATATTGCGGTTCAGGCAAACGTATTTACAGAAAACAAGCTGATTTTCATCGATGACGTTCTCGAGCTTGATGAGGATTTGGAAGTCCTGAATTTTAATCTCTATAAATTATATTATATTGACTACATCAAGGAGTTTCCGATTCCGTTTAAGATATTTATTGAAAATGACCTCTTTCACAAGGAATTTCTTGAAAAGAAGAACCTTAAAGGCTACACATCCAAACTCTTTGAAATTTACAGGAATACGGGCAACGAATATTTCAAATGCGACAATGACACGGATTATGACTGCGAAAGGATTTTAAGCGCATATATGGATAACCTCTCTGAAAACATCATCACATTCAAGCGTGATTTTCCAAGCGGCAATTATAAGGTTGATGCAGACGACGATGAAATCGAAAAGGTGCTTGATATGCTCATTAACTGCAAAAGCATCAGTGATTTGCATGAAAACCTCATAGCTTCCGCAAAGCAGTGGATTGGATATGCCATTGACGGCGATGAGAAATATGTGGATTTCTACAAGGAGCTCTCACAGAAAAGGCCCGATGTTGTTGCAGCCATTCTGATGGACCAGAACAATGTCGTTCAGATTTCAGACGGCGTTTTTCAAAAATCAGAAGAGCCACCGGAAAAGGAAAGCCTTGATGATCTGCTTGATGAATTAAACGGATTGGTAGGCCTTGAAGCCGTCAAAAAGGAAGTGAATTCATTAATTAACCTTGTTAAAATCAGAAAGATTCGTGAGGAGCGCGGAATCAGCCAGCCTCCAATGTCACTGCATCTTGTCTTTTCAGGTAATCCCGGAACGGGAAAGACAACCGTTGCAAGGCTTCTTTCAAAAATCTATGCGGAACTCGGGATATTGTCTAAAGGCCACCTCATTGAAACCGACAGAAGCGGTCTTGTGGGAGGATATCTCGGACAGACTGCCATAAAGACCCAGGAAGTCATTCAAAGCGCAATGGGCGGAATACTATTCATTGATGAGGCTTATGCATTGGCTCCAAAGCGCCAGGATGACGCATACGGTCAGGAAGCCATTGACACCATCCTTAAGGCGATGGAAGACCACAGGGACGATTTGATCGTTATCGTTGCCGGCTATCCGGGGCTTATGGATAATTTCATACACTCAAATCCTGGCCTTGAATCCAGATTCAACAAGTACATCTTCTTTGAGGACTACAACCCCGAAGAGCTTCACGGAATATTTTTAAGCATGTGCGAAAATTCAAGCCTTAAGCTTGACGATACGGCCGATAAGTATCTGAAAGGATTGTGCGAGGACCTCTACGAAACGAGAGGCGACAATTTCGCAAACGCCCGTGAAATAAGAAACATCTTTGAAAGGGTATTGACCGCACAGGCCAACAGATTGTCCTGCGATATCGATATAAGTGATGATGAGCTGATGACGATTGTGATTGATGACTTTAAGCAGGACTAG
- a CDS encoding cation diffusion facilitator family transporter yields the protein MERQSKIIKTSVIGIIVNLILVAFKATVGILVNSIAITLDAVNNLTDALSSIITIIGTKLAGKAPDKEHPYGYGRIEYFSSVIIAVIVLWAGITALQESWPKIFTPDVTSYTTVSLIIIAVAVAVKFVLGRYVKGVGEEINSQALVASGSDAFFDAILSLSTLIAAIVSIFYNIHLEGILGVIISFVIIKASIDMLKETLDSMIGARVDSELSQKIKKSIEEVDGVYGAYDLSLHNYGPEDMQGSVHVEVDDDLTAREIHKLTREITFKIYKEFSIALTVGIYARNDKYDYIRKDLDEIVSQYEEVLQIHGFYVYEDEKLVSFDIIVDFDADRKRVKDEILEKIRQMHPEFNYIIIDDYDVSD from the coding sequence ATGGAAAGGCAAAGCAAGATTATCAAAACTAGCGTTATAGGCATTATTGTAAACCTGATACTGGTTGCATTCAAGGCTACAGTCGGAATTCTTGTAAACTCAATAGCTATTACCCTGGATGCCGTAAACAACCTTACCGATGCCCTGTCTTCAATAATAACAATTATCGGTACAAAATTAGCGGGCAAGGCACCGGACAAGGAGCACCCTTACGGCTACGGAAGGATAGAGTATTTCTCATCTGTAATCATTGCAGTTATCGTACTGTGGGCGGGAATCACCGCTTTGCAGGAATCCTGGCCGAAGATATTTACACCAGACGTAACCAGCTATACGACGGTCTCATTAATAATAATTGCCGTGGCAGTTGCCGTCAAGTTCGTATTGGGCAGATACGTTAAAGGCGTCGGCGAGGAAATCAATTCACAGGCACTTGTCGCATCGGGAAGCGACGCTTTTTTTGACGCGATACTTTCGCTTTCAACGCTTATTGCAGCAATCGTCTCCATTTTTTATAACATTCATCTGGAGGGGATTTTAGGAGTCATCATATCCTTTGTTATCATCAAGGCAAGTATCGACATGCTTAAAGAGACTCTGGACAGCATGATCGGTGCAAGGGTTGACTCTGAACTTTCACAAAAGATTAAAAAGTCAATAGAAGAGGTTGACGGAGTTTACGGAGCGTATGACTTGAGCCTGCACAATTACGGGCCTGAAGACATGCAGGGATCTGTTCACGTTGAAGTGGATGACGACCTGACCGCCCGTGAAATACACAAATTAACCCGTGAAATCACATTTAAAATCTACAAAGAGTTTTCAATAGCTTTAACCGTTGGAATATATGCTAGAAATGATAAGTATGATTATATCAGAAAGGATCTGGACGAAATAGTTTCTCAATACGAAGAGGTCCTGCAGATTCACGGCTTCTACGTATATGAGGACGAAAAGCTTGTAAGCTTTGACATTATCGTTGACTTTGACGCTGACAGAAAGAGAGTGAAGGATGAAATCCTTGAAAAAATCAGACAAATGCATCCCGAATTTAATTACATCATTATCGATGACTATGACGTAAGCGACTAA